In Polynucleobacter ibericus, a genomic segment contains:
- a CDS encoding DnaJ C-terminal domain-containing protein, protein MKFRDYYETLGVARGATEAEIKAAYRKLARKYHPDVNKEAGAEEQFKQIGEAYAVLKDTEKRAAYDRFGENWKNGQDFTPPPNWNEGFEYSDAGFGGSHPGYGGGFEGDQSEFFESLFGRGKHRQGGRSGNTRQGMNFKGQDHHAKILIDLADAYNGAKRTIALHMPVQDTNGHVSTQERKLDVSIPKGIKAGQNLRLSGQGGPGVVEGPAGDLYLEIDFHPNPIYRVEGKDVFVDIPLAPWEAALGTTVNVPTPAGSTLELKIPAGTVAGRKMRLKGKGIPSAEPGDLYVVPSIALPPADTDSHKEAYQAFEKAFDFNPRTHLKG, encoded by the coding sequence ATGAAATTTAGGGATTACTACGAAACACTCGGCGTTGCTCGCGGCGCTACTGAAGCTGAAATTAAAGCAGCCTATCGCAAACTGGCTCGCAAATATCATCCAGATGTCAATAAAGAGGCTGGCGCTGAAGAACAGTTCAAACAAATCGGTGAAGCATATGCCGTTTTAAAAGATACTGAAAAACGAGCCGCTTACGATCGCTTTGGCGAAAACTGGAAGAACGGTCAAGACTTTACCCCTCCCCCAAATTGGAATGAAGGCTTTGAATATTCTGATGCCGGATTTGGTGGTAGTCACCCAGGTTATGGCGGAGGCTTTGAAGGCGATCAAAGTGAATTCTTTGAATCTCTTTTCGGTAGAGGTAAACATCGTCAAGGTGGACGTAGTGGCAATACTCGTCAGGGCATGAACTTCAAAGGCCAAGATCACCACGCCAAAATTTTGATTGATCTTGCTGATGCATACAACGGAGCCAAGCGAACGATTGCATTGCATATGCCCGTACAAGATACCAATGGCCATGTCAGCACTCAAGAGCGCAAGCTCGATGTCAGCATCCCCAAAGGAATTAAAGCCGGACAAAACCTCCGACTCTCTGGCCAAGGTGGGCCTGGCGTTGTTGAAGGCCCCGCCGGTGATCTGTACCTCGAGATTGATTTTCACCCTAACCCGATTTACCGCGTTGAAGGAAAAGATGTCTTTGTTGATATTCCCTTGGCGCCCTGGGAGGCTGCCCTGGGAACAACAGTTAATGTGCCCACTCCAGCAGGCAGCACACTTGAACTCAAGATTCCAGCAGGAACAGTAGCTGGTCGCAAAATGCGACTTAAGGGTAAAGGTATACCGAGCGCAGAGCCGGGGGATCTTTATGTAGTGCCTTCAATTGCTTTACCACCAGCTGACACAGATTCTCATAAAGAAGCTTATCAAGCCTTTGAAAAAGCTTTTGATTTCAATCCTAGAACTCACTTGAAGGGATGA
- a CDS encoding chaperone modulator CbpM, whose amino-acid sequence MTQTNITWIEGTVVETEVNMTIVELSHASRTPEDLIMTWVSEGVLSPAGSSPEDWRFSGDSLKRAKTAAHLTHDLELNVPGVALALDLLDEISQLRARLK is encoded by the coding sequence ATGACACAGACTAATATCACTTGGATTGAAGGCACGGTTGTGGAGACTGAAGTTAACATGACAATTGTGGAGCTCTCACATGCCTCACGCACACCAGAAGATCTCATCATGACCTGGGTTTCAGAGGGAGTGCTGAGTCCTGCAGGATCATCTCCTGAAGATTGGCGCTTCAGTGGCGACTCTTTGAAAAGAGCGAAAACTGCTGCCCATCTCACACATGACTTAGAGTTAAATGTGCCAGGTGTTGCTTTGGCTCTAGACCTGCTAGATGAAATTTCTCAACTACGCGCTCGCTTAAAGTAA
- a CDS encoding ATP-binding cassette domain-containing protein, whose amino-acid sequence MALIVLTDAKLAFGHVDLLANTAFSLESGERVGLIGRNGTGKSSLLKILAGIEKMDDGLLQYQQGLRIAYVPQEPVFEAEETVFEAVSKGVAQAKALREEYEALSVGEWDDASHHRLDEVQSQLEALSGWNWEQRVHETLDRLHLEADLKINTLSGGTKKRVALARALVEMPDVLLLDEPTNHLDLDSIAWLEELLKEYQGSVILITHDRAFLDNVCTQIVELDRGILRSYPGNFTQYEVLKEQELNSESLANARADKLLAQEEVWIRKGVEARRTRSVARIARLEKLRSSRAERRDAMGQVKLAVSAGDRSGKIVADLQNVSKTYDRPIVKDFTATILRCDKVGLLGPNGAGKTTLLKLILGTIAPDSGTATMGTRIEVAYFDQMREGLDLNASLEDYISPGSEWIEINGNKKHVKSYLSDFLFAPERTNSPVSTLSGGERNRLLLARLFARPANVLVLDEPTNDLDIDTLDLLEQLLQDYKGTVFLVSHDRYFLDNVVTSIIANEGDGFWREYEGGYEDWKIQKARSDKIRAANAKSGDKAEAKPEVKAAVKAETKVEAKAEAKSGVQKLNGKERQELEALPLQIEVLETEQADIGIAMSNPDLYKNEPELAASMQARLSEITADLDLKLQRWELLLSRSES is encoded by the coding sequence ATGGCTTTAATCGTACTTACTGATGCAAAACTGGCTTTTGGCCACGTTGACCTCCTCGCAAACACTGCTTTTTCACTCGAATCGGGTGAGCGTGTTGGCTTAATTGGCCGTAATGGCACCGGCAAATCTTCCTTGTTGAAGATTTTGGCTGGTATAGAAAAAATGGATGATGGCCTGCTGCAGTATCAGCAAGGCTTACGCATAGCCTATGTTCCTCAGGAGCCTGTATTCGAGGCGGAAGAAACTGTTTTCGAAGCGGTCTCTAAAGGGGTGGCACAAGCAAAAGCGCTCCGTGAGGAATATGAAGCTCTTAGCGTAGGCGAATGGGATGATGCCTCTCATCATCGTTTGGACGAAGTGCAGTCTCAGTTGGAGGCTCTGAGCGGCTGGAATTGGGAGCAGCGCGTTCATGAAACTTTAGATCGATTACATCTAGAGGCTGATCTCAAGATTAATACACTCTCTGGTGGTACAAAAAAGCGAGTTGCATTAGCGCGTGCTTTAGTCGAGATGCCGGATGTACTATTACTAGATGAGCCAACCAACCATTTGGATTTAGATTCGATTGCCTGGTTAGAAGAATTACTAAAGGAGTATCAAGGTTCTGTCATTCTGATCACCCATGACCGCGCATTCTTAGATAACGTCTGCACACAAATTGTGGAATTAGACCGCGGCATTCTGCGTAGCTATCCTGGAAACTTTACTCAGTACGAAGTTTTAAAAGAGCAAGAATTGAACTCTGAGTCATTAGCTAATGCTCGTGCAGATAAATTATTAGCGCAAGAGGAAGTGTGGATTCGCAAAGGGGTTGAGGCCCGCCGTACCCGCAGTGTTGCCAGAATTGCTCGCTTAGAAAAGTTACGGAGTAGCCGTGCTGAGCGCAGAGATGCGATGGGACAGGTGAAGCTGGCAGTTTCTGCTGGTGATCGTAGTGGCAAGATTGTGGCTGACCTACAAAATGTCAGCAAGACTTACGATCGCCCGATTGTGAAAGATTTCACGGCGACGATTTTACGTTGTGATAAGGTGGGCCTTCTAGGACCTAATGGCGCTGGTAAGACAACCTTGCTGAAATTAATCCTAGGGACTATCGCACCAGACTCTGGTACTGCAACCATGGGTACACGAATTGAAGTGGCGTACTTTGATCAAATGCGCGAAGGTTTGGATCTCAATGCCTCCTTAGAGGATTACATTAGTCCAGGAAGTGAATGGATTGAAATCAATGGCAATAAAAAGCACGTCAAGAGTTACCTGAGTGATTTCTTATTCGCGCCCGAGAGAACCAATTCTCCGGTAAGTACTTTGTCAGGTGGTGAGCGCAATCGTTTGTTATTAGCCCGCCTATTTGCTCGTCCTGCAAACGTCTTAGTCCTCGATGAACCAACTAATGACTTAGATATTGATACCTTAGATTTGCTGGAGCAGCTCTTGCAAGACTACAAAGGTACCGTCTTCTTGGTTAGTCATGACCGTTACTTCTTGGATAACGTCGTTACAAGCATCATTGCCAATGAGGGCGATGGTTTTTGGCGCGAGTATGAGGGTGGTTACGAGGATTGGAAAATTCAGAAGGCACGCTCAGACAAAATTCGAGCCGCGAATGCAAAATCTGGGGATAAGGCAGAGGCTAAGCCAGAAGTTAAAGCAGCGGTAAAGGCTGAAACTAAGGTGGAAGCAAAGGCAGAGGCTAAGAGTGGCGTTCAAAAGCTCAATGGTAAGGAGCGTCAAGAGCTAGAAGCTTTGCCATTACAAATCGAGGTATTGGAAACAGAGCAGGCCGATATTGGTATTGCGATGAGTAATCCGGATCTCTATAAAAATGAGCCAGAGCTAGCTGCCAGTATGCAAGCGCGACTGAGTGAAATTACTGCCGACCTAGATTTAAAACTGCAACGTTGGGAATTACTCCTGAGTCGCTCAGAATCTTAA
- a CDS encoding AAA family ATPase — protein MVCKLTPSAPRLILFAGHAGTGKSTLAKKALPLIIEKTGEDFFFLDKDTVYGAFSSHVMQLTTQNPNDRDSPFYLENLRDWEYQGLIDVARENLLLGVNVILVGPFSKELQSGKMFNAQELGVPLQTSIQIAWIDLEEIEAKQRMIKRADPRDEWKLAHWGQYAQRRTEPPSHPALHRFNNLSFNESAFKKLISDLVK, from the coding sequence ATGGTTTGCAAGCTTACCCCCTCCGCACCCCGCCTTATCCTGTTTGCAGGACATGCTGGCACTGGAAAATCGACTCTAGCTAAAAAAGCGCTACCTTTAATTATTGAAAAAACTGGTGAAGATTTTTTCTTTTTAGACAAAGATACCGTTTATGGTGCCTTTAGCTCTCATGTCATGCAGCTCACTACCCAGAACCCAAATGACCGTGATAGCCCCTTTTACCTAGAAAACCTACGCGATTGGGAATACCAGGGCTTAATTGATGTAGCTAGAGAAAACTTACTCCTGGGAGTTAATGTCATCCTAGTCGGTCCATTCTCAAAAGAACTGCAAAGTGGAAAAATGTTTAACGCCCAAGAATTAGGTGTGCCGCTACAGACTTCTATTCAGATTGCCTGGATTGATCTAGAGGAGATAGAAGCTAAGCAGAGAATGATCAAGCGCGCCGATCCTAGGGATGAGTGGAAACTAGCTCATTGGGGTCAATACGCTCAGCGCAGAACCGAACCCCCAAGTCATCCTGCATTACATCGCTTTAATAACCTCTCCTTTAATGAATCTGCCTTCAAAAAGCTCATAAGCGACTTAGTGAAATAG
- a CDS encoding OmpW/AlkL family protein, whose amino-acid sequence MRIKSLVAAMAAVASLAPIAAQAQAEENPWMVRVRAVDLLWQNGQSGIAQAANIKAKNQWIPELDVSYFFTKNIAAELVLTWPQQVNITANGTDAGKISALPPSLLAQYHFTDLGAFKPYVGAGINYTIFGNRQNFYGPGAGLQVEPSSVGFVGQVGMDYMLDKNWGLNVDVKYATMATNVQAVSGGANLGKLTLNPWMPAVGVTYKF is encoded by the coding sequence ATGCGAATTAAGTCACTCGTAGCAGCAATGGCTGCAGTAGCATCCTTAGCCCCAATCGCGGCTCAGGCTCAAGCAGAAGAAAATCCGTGGATGGTGCGTGTACGTGCAGTGGATTTGCTTTGGCAGAATGGTCAGTCAGGAATTGCTCAGGCAGCCAATATTAAGGCAAAAAATCAGTGGATACCTGAATTAGATGTTTCCTATTTCTTTACAAAAAATATTGCGGCCGAGTTGGTTTTAACTTGGCCACAGCAAGTCAATATCACAGCCAATGGTACTGATGCGGGCAAAATTAGCGCGCTTCCTCCATCACTCTTAGCGCAATATCATTTCACTGATTTAGGGGCTTTTAAGCCTTACGTTGGTGCTGGTATTAATTACACTATTTTTGGCAATCGTCAAAACTTCTATGGTCCTGGTGCTGGCTTACAAGTTGAGCCATCAAGCGTAGGATTTGTAGGTCAAGTTGGCATGGACTACATGTTGGATAAGAACTGGGGCTTAAACGTTGATGTCAAGTACGCAACGATGGCTACGAATGTGCAGGCAGTTTCTGGCGGTGCAAACCTTGGCAAGTTGACATTGAATCCATGGATGCCTGCTGTAGGTGTAACTTATAAGTTCTAA
- the hemN gene encoding oxygen-independent coproporphyrinogen III oxidase: MSSATNHLAAEEKEVLFHPELLKKFDINGPRYTSYPSADRFHSNFSEADYLGALNRVAKANEPLSLYFHLPFCPNICYYCGCNKIITKDHGRSAKYIKYLAKEMTMVTQAMGAQKRIPVTQLHWGGGTPTFLSHDEMTELMHHTREHFELLPGGEYSIEIDPRRVTEQDIALLADLGFNRISLGVQDFNLAVQEAVHRVQTIEETQAVMDWSRKYGFKSRSVDLIYGLPKQTPETFKETVDAVLAMNPDRLSVYNYAHLPHIFKPQRRIAEADLPAAADKLDILSNTIARLADAGYVFIGMDHFSKPDDELAIAQKEGKLHRNFQGYSTQAECDLLAFGISSIGKVDDCYSQNVRTLDEYYEALDSNHLPVLRGLQLDKDDLLRRELIGELMCQFSLDTKVFAASHQIDFPTYFKVEIEELKNLEDAGLMDWEGESILVPTKGRLLARRVAMTFDRHLRESQAKGSYSKVL, encoded by the coding sequence ATGAGCTCAGCAACCAACCATTTAGCAGCGGAAGAAAAAGAAGTCTTATTTCATCCAGAGTTGTTGAAAAAGTTTGATATCAATGGACCGCGCTATACCTCTTATCCCAGCGCAGATCGTTTTCACAGTAATTTTTCTGAGGCTGACTATTTAGGCGCCCTCAATCGAGTTGCTAAAGCAAACGAGCCTCTCTCCTTATATTTTCATTTGCCATTCTGTCCGAATATTTGTTACTACTGTGGTTGTAACAAGATTATTACCAAGGATCATGGACGTAGCGCTAAGTACATCAAGTACCTTGCTAAGGAAATGACAATGGTTACTCAAGCCATGGGTGCTCAGAAAAGGATTCCAGTTACTCAATTGCATTGGGGTGGTGGTACGCCGACATTTCTGTCGCATGATGAGATGACTGAGTTAATGCATCACACCCGAGAGCATTTTGAGTTGTTACCTGGCGGTGAATATTCAATCGAGATTGATCCGCGCCGTGTGACTGAGCAAGATATTGCGCTCTTAGCGGATTTAGGCTTTAACCGCATCAGTTTGGGTGTACAGGACTTCAACTTGGCTGTACAGGAAGCCGTACACCGTGTGCAAACAATTGAGGAAACTCAAGCAGTCATGGACTGGTCTAGAAAATATGGATTTAAATCGAGAAGTGTCGATTTGATCTATGGTCTACCAAAGCAAACGCCAGAAACTTTTAAAGAAACTGTAGACGCAGTATTGGCTATGAATCCAGATCGCTTATCGGTCTATAACTATGCACATCTACCCCATATTTTTAAGCCACAACGCCGCATTGCTGAAGCTGACTTACCAGCTGCTGCTGATAAGCTGGATATTCTCTCGAATACGATTGCCCGTTTAGCTGACGCTGGTTATGTCTTTATTGGCATGGATCATTTTTCTAAGCCGGATGATGAGCTGGCGATTGCCCAAAAAGAAGGAAAGCTCCATCGCAACTTTCAGGGCTACTCCACACAGGCAGAATGTGATCTTTTAGCGTTTGGAATTTCATCGATTGGCAAAGTAGATGACTGTTACTCACAAAATGTTCGTACTCTAGACGAGTACTACGAGGCATTGGATAGCAATCACCTGCCAGTGCTCAGAGGGTTGCAGCTTGATAAAGATGATCTTCTGCGCCGCGAACTCATCGGTGAGTTGATGTGCCAGTTTTCTTTGGATACCAAGGTTTTCGCAGCATCACATCAAATTGATTTCCCGACCTACTTTAAAGTCGAGATAGAAGAGCTTAAGAATCTTGAGGATGCTGGGCTGATGGATTGGGAAGGTGAAAGTATTTTGGTTCCCACTAAAGGCCGTCTCTTAGCAAGACGTGTGGCGATGACCTTTGATCGACATCTTAGAGAATCTCAAGCAAAAGGATCCTACTCCAAGGTTCTTTAG
- a CDS encoding NAD(P)/FAD-dependent oxidoreductase: protein MIRITELRLPIDHAPEALEMAILKRLHLAAKDLVQFQVFKRSYDARKNVALSFIYTVDLSVKNEEALLKQFSGDIHVRPSPDTSYHFVAKAPESIADGKALRPVIVGFGPCGIFAALVLAQMGFKPIVLERGKKVRERTQDTWGLWRKNVLNPESNVQFGEGGAGTFSDGKLWSQIKDPKFYGRKVIHEFVKAGAPEEITYVAKPHIGTFRLVGVVEKMRQEIIDLGGEIRFSQKVIGFDIENEHITGVKIEGQPDLPASHVILALGHSARDTFEVLHQAGVFMESKPFSVGFRIEHPQSLIDKARLGPHAGNELIGAADYKLVHHAKNGRSVYSFCMCPGGTVVAATSEPNRVVTNGMSQYSRNERNANAGIVVGITPEDYPGGPLAGIEFQRAIESKAFELGGRTYEAPGQLIGDFLEGKPSTEFGSVLPSYKPGVHLTDLADSLPAYAIEAIREAIPAFEKQIKGFSMKDAVLTGVETRTSSPLRITRGNDYQSLNIKGLYPAGEGAGYAGGILSAGVDGIKVAEAVALDYLSK from the coding sequence ATGATCCGTATTACTGAACTGCGCCTGCCAATTGACCATGCTCCTGAAGCTTTGGAGATGGCCATTCTGAAGCGCCTCCATTTGGCAGCCAAGGATTTAGTTCAATTTCAGGTTTTTAAGCGTAGCTACGACGCTCGTAAAAATGTGGCGCTGTCATTTATTTATACAGTGGATTTGTCAGTCAAAAATGAAGAAGCGCTACTGAAGCAATTTTCTGGCGATATACATGTAAGACCATCCCCGGATACGAGCTATCACTTTGTTGCAAAAGCACCTGAATCTATTGCTGACGGAAAGGCACTTCGCCCAGTGATCGTAGGATTTGGGCCCTGCGGAATTTTTGCCGCTCTTGTTTTAGCGCAAATGGGCTTTAAACCCATCGTTCTTGAGCGTGGCAAAAAAGTACGTGAACGTACACAAGATACTTGGGGCTTGTGGCGTAAAAATGTGCTGAATCCAGAATCCAATGTGCAGTTTGGTGAGGGTGGGGCTGGTACATTTTCTGACGGTAAGCTTTGGAGTCAAATTAAAGATCCGAAGTTTTATGGACGCAAAGTTATTCACGAGTTTGTGAAAGCAGGTGCACCAGAAGAAATTACCTATGTAGCCAAACCCCATATCGGAACCTTCCGCTTGGTAGGCGTGGTCGAGAAGATGCGCCAAGAAATTATTGACCTTGGTGGTGAGATTCGTTTTTCGCAAAAAGTCATCGGCTTTGATATCGAGAACGAGCACATCACTGGGGTGAAGATAGAGGGGCAACCTGACCTACCTGCTAGCCATGTCATCCTAGCACTGGGGCATAGTGCGCGCGATACTTTTGAGGTCTTACATCAAGCAGGTGTCTTTATGGAATCCAAGCCATTTTCAGTAGGCTTTCGGATTGAGCATCCGCAGTCATTAATTGATAAAGCACGCCTTGGCCCCCATGCTGGCAATGAGCTGATTGGTGCAGCAGATTACAAACTGGTTCATCATGCTAAAAATGGCCGTTCGGTCTATAGCTTTTGTATGTGTCCAGGCGGAACAGTCGTGGCTGCCACCTCCGAACCCAATCGTGTTGTAACCAATGGCATGAGCCAATACTCTCGTAATGAGCGTAATGCTAATGCTGGCATTGTTGTGGGAATTACTCCAGAGGATTACCCAGGGGGTCCACTGGCTGGCATCGAGTTTCAGCGAGCAATAGAATCCAAGGCATTTGAATTAGGCGGCAGAACGTATGAGGCACCAGGGCAACTGATCGGTGATTTCCTGGAAGGCAAGCCATCGACAGAATTTGGTAGCGTTTTGCCTTCTTACAAACCTGGCGTTCATTTAACCGACTTGGCAGATAGCTTGCCAGCGTATGCCATTGAGGCGATTCGGGAGGCGATTCCTGCCTTTGAAAAGCAAATTAAAGGCTTCTCAATGAAAGACGCCGTACTAACTGGGGTAGAGACACGCACATCCTCTCCATTACGGATTACTCGAGGCAATGATTACCAAAGTCTCAATATCAAAGGTCTATATCCAGCGGGTGAGGGCGCTGGCTATGCTGGTGGAATCTTGTCTGCAGGTGTAGATGGGATTAAAGTGGCTGAAGCAGTAGCGCTCGACTATTTGTCAAAGTAA
- a CDS encoding YaeQ family protein, with product MALRATIHKADLHVADSDRHYYGSHSLTIAKHPSETEQRMMIRIIAFALQAHEDLVFTKGLSDTDEPDLWIKDLTDAIKLWIEIGQPDERRILKACGRADQVIVYCYGGHTSKIWWDGIANKLTRARNLQVVSIPAEQAEELNKLVERSMVLHVNIQDGEAYVSSDKGQVTITPEIWRNNQ from the coding sequence ATGGCTCTACGCGCAACTATTCACAAAGCCGACCTTCACGTCGCAGATTCTGACCGTCATTACTATGGCAGTCACTCCCTAACCATTGCTAAGCACCCCTCAGAAACTGAGCAACGCATGATGATTCGGATCATCGCCTTTGCATTGCAAGCCCATGAGGATCTGGTATTTACTAAGGGTTTAAGTGATACCGATGAACCCGATCTTTGGATTAAGGATCTCACTGACGCCATCAAACTATGGATTGAGATTGGCCAACCAGATGAGCGCCGCATTCTCAAAGCCTGTGGTCGCGCCGATCAGGTCATCGTCTATTGTTATGGTGGCCACACCAGTAAGATTTGGTGGGATGGCATCGCCAATAAACTGACGCGTGCACGTAACTTACAAGTAGTTTCGATTCCAGCAGAGCAGGCAGAAGAACTCAATAAGCTAGTTGAACGCAGCATGGTTCTCCATGTCAATATTCAAGATGGTGAAGCATATGTTTCTTCAGATAAAGGGCAAGTCACTATTACCCCTGAGATTTGGCGTAACAATCAATAG
- a CDS encoding putative toxin-antitoxin system toxin component, PIN family: MKVVIFDTNVLLDLFVFNDFRALHLKQALIAGEVTALATQSTLEEFADVIARPLFSLDEALQEQIRQQWHGLAQIQDDKNLNKAPWVCHDLDDQVFLDLAYTAKPCILMSKDNEVLRFANPAAKEQVVITADYSALEL; encoded by the coding sequence ATGAAAGTAGTTATTTTTGATACCAATGTCTTATTGGATCTATTTGTCTTCAATGACTTTAGGGCGCTTCATTTAAAGCAAGCACTTATCGCAGGAGAAGTGACGGCTCTAGCCACTCAAAGCACTTTGGAGGAGTTCGCAGATGTGATTGCACGCCCTTTGTTCTCTCTTGATGAAGCACTACAAGAGCAAATACGTCAGCAGTGGCATGGTCTAGCGCAAATACAGGACGATAAAAACTTAAACAAGGCCCCCTGGGTATGCCACGATCTTGATGATCAGGTTTTCTTAGATCTCGCCTATACAGCTAAGCCTTGCATCTTGATGAGTAAAGACAATGAAGTCCTCCGATTTGCTAATCCGGCAGCAAAAGAACAAGTAGTAATCACTGCGGACTACTCAGCGCTAGAGTTATAG
- a CDS encoding LLM class flavin-dependent oxidoreductase, whose amino-acid sequence MANPIPYSILDISPIPQGFTAADALRNSLDVARHAEKCGYTRYWVAEHHNMTGNASSATAVLIGYIAAGTNHIRVGSGGVMLPNHAPLVIAEQFGTLESLYPGRIELGLGRAPGTDQMTARALRRDLLGSDDRFSQDVRELQHYFGPLQEGQSVKAIPGLNTNVPIWILGSSLYGAQLAAHFGLPYAFASHFAPEQLLEAMKMYRDLFKPSAQQAKPYSAFVMNVVAADTDEEAQHLFTTLQQNVVRMCRNTRGQLPPPIADMNEFCEPHEQAAADHTLQVSVVGSRETIQKGMRRWLDLTGANELIFTGQIFDHQARLKSFEIAAQAAQGL is encoded by the coding sequence ATGGCAAATCCCATCCCATACTCCATTCTAGATATATCTCCTATCCCACAAGGATTTACTGCTGCGGATGCGCTGCGGAACTCTTTGGATGTGGCAAGACATGCTGAAAAATGCGGTTATACCCGTTATTGGGTGGCAGAGCATCACAATATGACCGGTAATGCGAGCTCAGCAACTGCTGTGCTCATCGGCTACATTGCCGCTGGTACTAATCATATTCGAGTGGGTTCTGGCGGCGTGATGTTACCTAACCATGCTCCCCTGGTGATTGCTGAGCAATTTGGCACCTTAGAGTCTTTATATCCTGGTCGTATTGAACTTGGATTGGGAAGGGCGCCCGGTACTGATCAAATGACTGCCAGGGCTTTGCGTCGAGATTTATTGGGTAGTGATGATCGCTTTTCTCAAGATGTCCGTGAGTTACAGCATTACTTTGGCCCCCTGCAAGAAGGGCAGTCGGTGAAGGCGATTCCGGGGTTGAATACCAATGTGCCCATCTGGATCTTGGGATCGAGCTTATATGGCGCTCAGCTGGCAGCGCACTTTGGTTTGCCCTATGCGTTTGCTTCCCACTTTGCGCCAGAGCAATTATTAGAGGCGATGAAAATGTATCGTGATCTGTTTAAGCCGTCTGCTCAGCAGGCTAAGCCGTATTCAGCTTTCGTAATGAATGTCGTGGCTGCTGATACTGATGAAGAGGCTCAACATCTATTCACCACGCTGCAGCAGAACGTCGTCAGAATGTGTAGGAATACGAGAGGGCAGTTACCACCCCCCATCGCTGACATGAATGAATTTTGTGAGCCTCATGAACAGGCAGCAGCAGATCATACCCTTCAGGTCTCCGTTGTTGGATCACGAGAAACTATTCAAAAGGGAATGCGACGTTGGTTGGATCTTACTGGTGCGAATGAACTCATCTTCACTGGTCAAATCTTTGATCATCAGGCGCGCCTCAAATCTTTTGAGATTGCCGCGCAGGCTGCGCAGGGGCTATAA